CATAAAATTAAGTCCTTTCAACTTAACTTGGCCGTTATTTCACTTAAATCTGTTCCATGAGTTGAATATTTATTTATGTATTTTAACTCTTAATTGCTGACTATTTTAAATAATTGACCTTTTACTCACCGTAAGTCCTAACTCCTATGTCGTTGTCTTCTGCTGCAATAATTCCTGCTACACCAGTTCCATGCCCAGGAACACCACCAACCATGTAATCATCCTGACCACCAGGAATACATGTTTGTGTTGTAGGAGTAGTACAGTTAACACTTAAACTAGTGTTTATATTTGCATCTAGATCAGGATGACTAAAATCAATTCCTGTATCTAAAACTGCAACTGTAACCATACAACCATCCCCTTCATTTGGATTTAATTCAGCATCAATCCAATTTATCCCTGTCGTAAGTACTTGATCTTTAAATAAATATCGAACTGTTTTATCAATTTCATAGCTTGAATTGCTGGCAGTAAATACAGTGTAATCTTGAATTACTTCTTTAATGTTTTGATCTTCAAGTAGAGTCTTTTCTTTGCCTGGAGGAACTATTGCAGCTGCACCGTTAAAAACATATTTGTATACATGCAGAATTTGCAATCCATATTTTGATGCTAATTCAGAAGCTATTTGTGAAGGGTCTTTTTCAGATACCTTAAATTTTAAAATAAATTGATCTTTAATTGGAGCACTAAGTGTACTTTCTGTATTTGAATTATTATTTGTTGGTTCTTTAGAACTTTTAAACTCAGAAGAAAGACAAGTATCAGCTATGCCATCCTGGTCTTCATCTATCAATAAATTTTCCTCAAGGCTATTAAATGAATCTTCTACATTTGAAATGTATTTTTCAACAATTACTGGTGAAATGCAATTTTGTAAATTTTTACTTCTTGTTTTACATTGTTTTTTTTCTAATACACTAATTGCAAGGTCTAATTGATCAATTCCTTCTGTAATACTCTCACTACAGACATCAACATCATTATCTCTAGCTGCATCTCTAGCATCTGTAATTAATTTAATTGATTTTTTAATCTTGTTTACCACAGAACTAAGAGGTCTGTTTAGTACTTTTGAGAACTCAAGAATTAGGTTTCCCTTTATACTGCTCAAATCATTCAATGTTAAATCTATTGAGAATTGAGATCCACTATTTGAATTTTCTTCAGGATCAACTTCAGAATTTTCAAAACCGTTTTCTGTAACTTGATTAAGAAAGCTTGAAGAGCTATTAGAAAACTTGCATTCAGGAATTGTAAACGGTTCACTGATTGAGCCACCACTACTAGAAGAGCTAGAAGAAGATCCTTGTTGATTTAAATTATTACCATCAATTACAAAAATCCCTCTTGTAGTATTACCAGCAATATAGACTTTATTGGTAATTGGATTAGCAGCTATATTGTAGAAACCTTGTTTCCCACCAATAGGAAAGCTGGTTATCTTATTTAATGAGCCTCCTTGTAGTACCGTAACTATTGGAGCCTCAGTTACAGAAGAGATTACATATACATAGTTCAAGGCGTTATCCACTGCTATTCCTGTTGGAATACCGCCGGTAAGTGAAGATGAAGCCAAAACATTATTATCAGCACCACTAGTAAGATGATCAATCTTTTTTGTTTGACCATCGGCTATATATATTTTGTATGTAATAGGGTCTACACCTAAAATAACACTGCTACCATAACGTGAATTTGTAATGGTTACTTTATCTCTAGAACAATCAATACCAACTACAAAATGAGCACCACCAAGTCCAACAAACATAAAATTTAAAATTGGACTAGCAATAATTGAGTTAGGGTTTTTCCCGACTGGTATAGTAGATAGGAGTGAATTTGTTACACCATCTATTACATAAACACTGTCAGAGATTTCACCACAAGCATATATTTTGTTCATTACAGTATTAACAGCGATTTCTCCAAGCCCAACATAACTTGTGCTTATTGGAATTGTTGCTTCGAGAGCATCTGTAGAGCCATTAATAACGTGAATTTCATTTGTAATTCTGTTTGTTACATAAATTTTATTTGTATCTTGATTAATAGTTATAGCTCTAGCTTCCCCCATCAAATCAATTGTTTTTATTATTGCATGTGTTGAACCATCAATTATTGATAATGAACCAGGTGCATTTGTTGCATAAATTTTATTTGTTTTTGGATTAACCTCTACATCAAAAGATTGGATATTTATAACTGATGAAACTTGAGCATTTGCATGATAAGCAAATGGTATTAAAAGAAATAAAATTAAAATAATTGCAGAAAATTTTCTCATATATCTACTACTTCCTAAGATTTGTTATACCCTTAATTTTTCGGAATTTAAATGATGTATGTCACATAAATAAATTAGTTTGGTCCTTTTTATTTATTTAAAAAGCTATAAATATTATCAGCAAGGGGTAACCATTAGTATTATCTTTTAAGTCTCAATTAATTTATGGAGCACTAACGGGCTTACGCCTGTGGTTATCTACTTACTATCTGCAGCTTTAGCATGGCTTTTGCGCAAGTCCTGCAATATTAAGAAACCTAAATTCTTTACGTGGTTACGGAGCAAACAAATTCGGACATTAGTCTTAATTAAAAGTAATTATGAGAAAGATATTAATTATTAAGATTTTACTTGCAGCAATTTTAGTAACTTCCCTAGAATCTTCTTTCTCCTATGTTAAAGCAGAATTTGATTGTGAGTTTAATGATAAACTAGTGGACTTTTCTGTACTAGAGCCTGTAGCTCTAAACGATAAATTTATAACTTCTCCAACCTTCAAAACATTTCATGGGTGTGGACTCTGTGAAGTCAAAGTAAATGACATCTTGATTAGAAGTGCTTTCTATCTTGGTAACATATCTCAAAATGGTGGTGGGTGTGATGGATCTGAAATATTACCAAGCGAGTTTCCTGTCTTAGGAATTACAAAGCCAGGAGTTTATACAATTGAATGGACCTATAATCCCATTGGCTGTGGCAAGGCTGAGATTTGTCCAATACAATCAGTAAAGAAAAACGTTCTTTTTGTTAGTACCCTCACCTCAAGAGCATTAGAGTTACTTGAAGCAACTTTCAGTAATCTGCAAAATGCAAAAAATATTTTGAAAAAATCATCAAAACAAGGACTAATACTTGGTAAAAAAATAGATGGTTTAATAAGGCAAATAAAACTTGCTCAAGGAAAATCATTCTTTGAATGTAATGATGAAATTAGAAGGCTGCTTGGCAATCTAGAGAAATTAATTGAGGGTCTTAACAAAAAAATATGCTCTTCTACTATTTTTAGAAATCTTAGGACAAACAAGGTATCAGGGTGTATCCCAAACAATGTAAATGCAGAAGCTAAGGAAGATCTAAATCAGGCATTGAGCAATTATCAAAATATACTTGAACTAGATGATAATCATGATTCATTAGTAGATCTTTGCAACTCAGAAGATTAAAAAAAATAAAAACTCCCTGTAGGATTGGAAGTTCGAACTTGTATTAGCCAAGAAAAATCTTATATTTTCAGGAAAGCTGCTTGATATTACTTTGAAAGTTCATCTTAATATTCGCGACAATCACAGTCTGTAGCTCTATCTCCAAAGCCCTCGAACTCCAAGCTTTGCGGCCCAAACCTAGTCCCTACCTACAGAGAGCCGTTTGCTATGTTTGCAAAAGGTGTAAAAACTGGAAACATTCGGAGGGGAAGGGATTCGAACCCTTGGTACCCTTTAGGGGCACACAGAGTTTCCAGCTCTGCTCCTTCGGCCACTCGGACACCCCTCCTTTATAACACTCCATAAATTGCTTTAGGTTTTAAATTATATCTTATAGCTTACACTTTGAGTTATTATTTACTCTATGGCGATTTATAATCCAAATCAATATAATTGGATTACAAAACTTTATCAGTTTTTAGCAATCTGGCTTTTGTTTGTACCTGTTTACTATATCTTTTATCGAATGAAGGTTTATGGAAGAGAAAATATTCCAAAAGATAAAAACCCTTTTGTTGTAATGCCAAACCACCTGTCAAATAATGATCCACCAATTGTCTCTACTGTTCTTATGATTCCAATTGCATATATGGCAAAAAAAGAATTATTTTCAATGCCTGTTTTAGGGTGGGCTATTACAAGACTTGGAGCATTTTCTGTTGACAGAGAAAAAGTTGAAAAGACAACAATTAAAGCAACTAAAGAAATTGTTAATAAAGGTTGGTGCATTGGAACATTTCTTGAAGGAACAAGAAATAAAACACCGGGAATTCTAGGAAAACCAAATATTGGTCCTGCTTATATTTCAAATTTAAATAGTATTCCGATTCTACCAGTTGGAATAGTTGGATCAAATAAATTATTTGGACCTGTCACAGTAAAAATTGGAAAATTATTTTATCCGGATCGTAATCTTGAAAATGCAAAATGGCAATGTGCGAAAAAACTAGCAGAATTAACAGGATTTAAAATAGCAGATTTTACAAAAAATTCCTGACTGTGTTAATGTCCTTGTCTCCTCTTCCTGAGAGGTTTATAATAACAATTTCATTCTTTTTTGTTTTTGGCATTAAATATTTTAAATAAGCTATTGCATGCGCAGACTCTAATGCAGGAATTATTCCTTCTAATTTTGATAAAAGCTTAAACCCCCATAAAGCTTCTTTATCAGAAATTGTTTTATATATAACAATTCTTTTATCTTTTAAGTAAGAGTGTTGTGGTCCTACACCTGGATAATCTAAACCTGCTGAAATACTGTGAGCTTCTTTAACTTGTCCGTTTTTGTCTTGTAATAAATAACTAAATGAACCATGTAAGACTCCTGGTTTTCCAAGTGTAAGAGTAGCAGCATGATGTCCATTTGTTAGTGAGATACCACCCGCCTCAATGCCAATTAATTTTATATTTTTATTTCCAAGATATGGATAAAATATCCCAATTGAATTTGATCCACCACCAACACAAGCAATAATGTAATTAGGTGTTTTATTAATTTGTTTTTGTAATTCTTTTCCAATTACAGACTGGAAATAACCAACAATTGTTGGATAGGGATGTGGTCCAACAGTTGAACCTATAATATAGTGAGTGTTTTTAATATTTGTAATCCAATCTCTTATTGCTTCGCTTGTTGCATCTTTTAATGTCTGTGAACCAATTGAAACTGGAATTACTTTAGCTCCTAATAACTCCATTTTAAATACATTTAACTCTTGCCTCTTCATGTCAATCTTACCCATGAATATTTCACACTCAAGACCAAGCAGTGCACATACAGTTGCTGTTGCTACTCCATGTTGTCCTGCACCAGTTTCTGCTATGATTCGTTTTTTACCAAGCCTTTTTGCAAGTAGCGATTGTCCAATACAATTATTTATTTTGTGAGCTCCAGTGTGACAAAGATCTTCTCTCTTTAAATAGATCCTTCCCTTATTAAAATATTCAGTTAATCTTTTTGCAAAATAAAGTGGAGTAGGTCTTCCAGCATAAGATTTTAAAAGTAAATTTAATTCAGAATTAAATTCCTTGTTATTTTTACATTTATTAAAAGCTATTTCTAACTCTTCAAGAGCGGGCATTATTGTTTCAGGAACAAATGTACCACCATATTTTCCGTAATAACCCATAGATTCTAGGTTCATAATATGAATATATTAACACCAATACCTCTTGAAATATAAAAAACATTGATTTAGAATAAATCCCATGAATATAAAAAGCAGATTAGAAAGAACAGCAGAAAATAAACAATGGATAAAAGTTTACTTCCATGATAGTAGTAGCATTGTTGGAAAAGTTATAAGAGTTGGACAAGATTATGTTGAACTAGAAAGTTATGAACCAGATGACAATCCAATCTTTAGAAATTTTTCTAAAAATTTAATCCCTCTAAGTTTTATAAAAATGTTTACAGTTGAAGCATCAAATTTTGCTGAAGCAGAAAGAAAACGATTAGAATATTTAAACCAGTTAGAACATACTACAATTGAAGGAGCAGTAGAAATAGACCAAAGACCATAGACCAAAGACCAAAGACTTTTCCTAGGTCTATAGTCTATAGTCTATAGTCTGGTTCTCTTTAAGTTCTCCTCCATAGTGGCAAGCTACAAGTTGAGCATTATGTTTTATAAGAAGAGGGACTTCAACTGAACATTTATCCCTTGCAATTGGGCATCTTGTTCTAAAGACACAACCACTAGGTGGATTTGATGGATCTGGAATTTCTCCGCTTAAAACAATTTTATTGCTGATTGCTGACTGCTGATTGCTGATTGCTAATCTTGGTGCTGCACTTAATAAAGCTACAGTATATGGATGTTGTGGGTTATTTATAACCAGTTCTTTTTGTCCAATTTCAACGATATGTCCTAAATACATTACAGCTATATGCGTTGAAATATAACTTACAACTGAAAGATTATGTGAAATAAATAAATAAGTTAAATTAAGTTTTTTTTGTAAGTCTAATAACAAATTTAATATTTGTGCTTGAACTGATACATCTAATGCACTAACAGGTTCATCCAGAATTAAAAATTCCGGGTTTAATGCAAGTGCTCTTGCAATTGCAACTCTTTGTCTTTGTCCACCAGATAGCTCATGAGCATATTTATTACTAAGTTTATCTTCTAAACCTACAAGACTTAAAAGTTCTAAAACTCTTTCCCTTACTTTTTCTTTTTTCCCTCCGTTAGTTATGATTTTATGAACTAAAATTGGTTCACTTATAATTTCTTGAATTTTCATTCTAGGATTTAAGCTTGAGTATGGATTTTGGAAAACTATTTGTAGCTTTTCTCTAAGTTTTTTTAGTTCTTTGTTAGAAAGAGAATGAATATTTATACCTTTATATAAAACCTCACCTAAAGTAGGTTCTAAAAGTCTTAGGATTAATTTCCCCAGCGTAGACTTACCACATCCTGACTCTCCAACAATTCCAATTATTTGTCCTTTTTCAATTTGTAGATTTATATTGTTTGTTGCTTGTACATAGTTTGTAGTTCTTGACCAAAAACCATGTTGAACAGGAAAGTGTTTTGTTAAGCTTTTAGTTTCTATAATTGTTTCTCTTGTACTCAATTTCTTAAATTGATTTAACCTTTCCTTCATCTAATATTTCAATACAATCTTTTTTATCAACTTCAGAAACAAAAACTTTTACTATTTGATTTGGATTTGTCTGAATATTTTTACCAACAAAATCAGCACTAATAGGTAATTTTCTATGACCTCTATCTACAAGAACTAATAATTTTACAGAAGAAGGTCTGCCAAAATCTTTTAAGGCATCTAATGCAGCTCTTACTGTCCTGCCTTCATACAAAACATCATCAACTAATAAAATATGCTTATTATCAATATTTGGCAGCATACTTAATTTACTTGGCTTTAAAGACTTTCTGTGATCCAAATCATCTCTATATAATGTTACATCCAGATGTCCATAAGGAATTTGTACTTTTTCAATTTGGGAAATAATTTCACTCAATCTTTTAGCTAGGTACTCACCTCTTGTAACAAGCCCAACAATCACTAAGTTACTTAGATCAACATAATTTTCTATTACTTCATGAGCTAATCTTCTTAAAGTTTTTGTTACTTCATTGCTATCTAATATTACATTCATTGCTTTTTCCTTTTTGTTAGATCAGTTAGAATATCTATATGATATCAAGGAATTTAGCAGAGCTTTTTATAAATCAGTCTAATAAATGTAAGAATAAAATAGCTGTTGAGTATAGGTTAAGACGCCATGAGCCTTACAGAAGTATAACTTGGCAGCATTTAAAAACAATTTTATATGAGCTTACATACGGTTTAATTGAACTAGGATTAAGAAAGGGCGATAAAGTTGCAATTTTATCAGAGACAAGGTATGAATGGGCTGTTTGTGATTTAGCTATATTAACTTGTGGCGGGATTGTTATTCCTATGTATCCAACCTTAGGTGATGAGGCAGTAAATTATATATTAAATAATTCTGAAGCTAAGATTATTATTCTAGAAGATAAAGGACAACTTCAAAAAATAAGATCCCAGTGGGAGCAACTACCAAGAATCACTTATGCTGTTGTAATTGAAGATAAAGGTGATATTCCACAAAATGATCCAAGAATAATAAATTTGAAGAGATTAATGGATAAAGGAAAATTAAATTTTTCAAAAGATCCTTACTTGGTTGATCATCATCTTAAAAATGTAGATAAAGATAACATCGCTACTATAATTTATACTTCTGGAACTACAGGTCAACCTAAAGGTGTAATTTTAACTCATAAAAATATTTTAAGTGTTATAAGTGTTTTACCTCAAGTTTTACCTTTAAAACCAACTGATAAATTTCTTTCATTTTTACCTTTGTCTCATGTATTTGAAAGAGTAGGAGGGCTTTATTACACAATTTCTACAGGTGCAACTATTTCTTATTGTTCAAGTGTTGATCAAATAGGAGCTGCACTTAAAGATTCAGGAGCAACTATCATGCTGGTTGTACCAAGACTTTTGGAAAAAATTTATAGCAAGGTAAAAATGCAGCTAGCTTCAATAACAGGATTTAAAAAGAAATTAATTGATTTAGCTTTTTCAAAAAATGAGAAAAAAAATATTTTTCTTTGTTATTTAGCAAAAACTATTATATTTCCAGCTATTCGAAAAAGCATTTCACCTACACTAAAGTATTTTGTTTCTGGTGGTGCTCCATTATCTATAGAAGTTGCTAATTTTTTTCATCTGATAGGATTTCCTGTACTTGAAGGATATGGTTTAACTGAAACTTCAGCACCAGCAACAGTTAATACTTTAAAAGATTTTAAAATTGGTACTGTTGGTAAAGCTTTGCCTAATGTTGAAATAAAAATAGCAAATGATGGTGAAGTATTAATTAAAGGTCCAAATGTTTTTTGTGGATATTATAAGAATGAGCAAATTACCAAAGAAGCTTTTCAGGACGGATGGTTTTGTACAGGAGATATAGGAATAGTAGACAGTGATGGATTTTTAAAAATTACAGACAGGAAAAAAGATATTATTATTAATTCAGCAGGTAAAAATATTGCACCTCAAAATATTGAAAACTCCTTAAAAAATTCTCCTTATATAAGTAATGCAGTAGTAATTGGTGATAAAAGAAAATATTTATGTGCTTTAATAACATTGGATGAGCAAGCAGTTATTGATTTTGCAAAAAAAAATAATATTAATTACAAAAAAACAAATAACTTAAATGTTAATTCTAAGATAATTCATCTTATTGATGAAGAAATTAAGCTAAGAACTTCTAACTTTTCTGACTATGAGCAAATTAGAAAATTTACAATACTTCCAAATGATTTTAAAATTGAAACAGGTGAAATTACGCCTACATTAAAAGTAAAAAGAAAATTTGTTGAAGAAAAGTACAAAAGGATTATAGATGCGATGTATCCAGGAGATTAAAAGAATGAAGTTATTTCTTATTATTACCCTTGTTCTTTGCTTCTTTACTTCTTTTTCTTTTGTTCTTGCCAATGATACTTCTGAAGTTTTCAGGATTGAAGAATTAATATTTGGTAAGTCTTTTTCTGATTTAAGTATAAATGAAAGATTAACAAAAATTGAAAAAAGTATTTTTGCAAAAACAAGTACTGCTAAGACTCCTGCTGAGAGAATTGAAATTATAAATAATTATTTAATTCCCCAGGACAATGAAACAAATTTAAATAACAATAACAATATCATTCAAACCACAGAAATTAATCCTGAACAATTTGAAGAACTAATTTATCAATTAATAAATGAAGAAAGAAATTTTATGGGCTTGCTTCCTCTTGTAAGAGATAGTATTGGTGAAAAAGTAGCTCGTGAGCATGCTTCTAATTTAGTACGGATGGGTTATCTTTCTTTTTATAATGAAGAGAACAAATCTCCTGATGAAAGATATACATTAAATGGTGGTACAGGTGCAACCGTTGAAGTTATAAAAGGTTTTGATGGAGATAAAGAAGATCTGGGAGATTCTAAAAAAATAAAACTAAACGAACTTTTAGCCAGACAACTTATTCAAGCTATTTCACTTCATACTGATGACTCACAGATTTTATACAGTCCTTATATAAGTCATATTGGTTGTAGTTTTTCATTATCTAAAGATAAAAAACAATTTGCATCAGTAATTGAGTTTATTACAAAAGGTGGCGAGTTTGAACCGCTAAAGCCAGTATTATCCTTTGGTGAAAAGTTAACTATAAGTGGCAAGATTAATCCACCTTTTAAGTTTAAAGCAGTTTCAATTGCATATTTTGATAACGATTATAAGACAAAGATAAATAATAGAAATAATAGTAATTTTGACAGTGAAGATTTGAAGCCATATTTCCCTCCACAGGATTATATTGCTTTTGCTGACACTTCGAAAAATAATTTTATTAAGATTTTAAGTGGTTTAGGAGTTATTGGTGCAATTGGTGCTGCACCTTTTACTGGTGGAGCTTCAGCAATACTTGCTCCTGTACTTATAAATTCAATTCAATCCGGCCCACCTAAAGAAATACCATTAAAACGTGGTATAAAAGTAAATTCTAAGGGTGAGTTTTCGGGAAACATTGAATTAAATTCTCAAAATATGAGTGGCTTATATTTTATAAGTGTTTTAGCTGAATTATCAGGTTTAAATTTTCCAATTGTTGTTAGCAGGAGGACAGTAAGAGTAAATAATCCTTTAGGGCCTGTAAGTTATGTACAAAAATGATGTAGAAGAAACTCCAGTAGAATATTTTATGCAAGAATGTTTTACCCTTGCAAAAATTGGGCTTGGTAGGACATCCCCTAATCCAGTTGTAGGTGCAATTGTTTTAGATAAGAATGGAATCCCTATTGGAAAAGGTTATCACAAAAAAGCTGGCATGCTACATGCTGAAGTAATAGCTATTAAACAAGCAGGTGAATTAGTGAAGGATGGAACCTTAATAGTAAATTTAGAACCATGTTGTCATGTTGGTAAGACTCCTCCTTGTACTGACTTAATTATTAAAAGTCAAATTAAAGAAGTAGTGTTTTGTAATTATGATCCAAACTCACAAGTTAATAAGCAGGGAGAAAAGAAATTAATTGAAAATAATATAAAAGTAATTTCAACTGTTTTAGAACAAGAAGGATTAGAATTAAATAAATTTTTTTTTAAGTGGATGAAAACAAAGCTTCCTTGGGTAACTTTAAAACAAGCACAAACACTAGATGGGAAAATAGCTTTAATAAATAAAGAAAGTAAATGGATTACAGAAAAACCTGCAAGACAAGAAGTACACAAATTAAGAAATATATATGATGCTGTAATGGTTAGTGCAAGTACAATTGAAGTCGATAATCCTAAGTTAACAGTAAGAGATATTAATGATAGTAGAAACCCATTAAGGATAATTCTTGACA
The DNA window shown above is from Candidatus Melainabacteria bacterium and carries:
- a CDS encoding S8 family serine peptidase encodes the protein MRKFSAIILILFLLIPFAYHANAQVSSVINIQSFDVEVNPKTNKIYATNAPGSLSIIDGSTHAIIKTIDLMGEARAITINQDTNKIYVTNRITNEIHVINGSTDALEATIPISTSYVGLGEIAVNTVMNKIYACGEISDSVYVIDGVTNSLLSTIPVGKNPNSIIASPILNFMFVGLGGAHFVVGIDCSRDKVTITNSRYGSSVILGVDPITYKIYIADGQTKKIDHLTSGADNNVLASSSLTGGIPTGIAVDNALNYVYVISSVTEAPIVTVLQGGSLNKITSFPIGGKQGFYNIAANPITNKVYIAGNTTRGIFVIDGNNLNQQGSSSSSSSSGGSISEPFTIPECKFSNSSSSFLNQVTENGFENSEVDPEENSNSGSQFSIDLTLNDLSSIKGNLILEFSKVLNRPLSSVVNKIKKSIKLITDARDAARDNDVDVCSESITEGIDQLDLAISVLEKKQCKTRSKNLQNCISPVIVEKYISNVEDSFNSLEENLLIDEDQDGIADTCLSSEFKSSKEPTNNNSNTESTLSAPIKDQFILKFKVSEKDPSQIASELASKYGLQILHVYKYVFNGAAAIVPPGKEKTLLEDQNIKEVIQDYTVFTASNSSYEIDKTVRYLFKDQVLTTGINWIDAELNPNEGDGCMVTVAVLDTGIDFSHPDLDANINTSLSVNCTTPTTQTCIPGGQDDYMVGGVPGHGTGVAGIIAAEDNDIGVRTYGE
- a CDS encoding 1-acyl-sn-glycerol-3-phosphate acyltransferase — its product is MAIYNPNQYNWITKLYQFLAIWLLFVPVYYIFYRMKVYGRENIPKDKNPFVVMPNHLSNNDPPIVSTVLMIPIAYMAKKELFSMPVLGWAITRLGAFSVDREKVEKTTIKATKEIVNKGWCIGTFLEGTRNKTPGILGKPNIGPAYISNLNSIPILPVGIVGSNKLFGPVTVKIGKLFYPDRNLENAKWQCAKKLAELTGFKIADFTKNS
- the trpB gene encoding tryptophan synthase subunit beta, whose product is MNLESMGYYGKYGGTFVPETIMPALEELEIAFNKCKNNKEFNSELNLLLKSYAGRPTPLYFAKRLTEYFNKGRIYLKREDLCHTGAHKINNCIGQSLLAKRLGKKRIIAETGAGQHGVATATVCALLGLECEIFMGKIDMKRQELNVFKMELLGAKVIPVSIGSQTLKDATSEAIRDWITNIKNTHYIIGSTVGPHPYPTIVGYFQSVIGKELQKQINKTPNYIIACVGGGSNSIGIFYPYLGNKNIKLIGIEAGGISLTNGHHAATLTLGKPGVLHGSFSYLLQDKNGQVKEAHSISAGLDYPGVGPQHSYLKDKRIVIYKTISDKEALWGFKLLSKLEGIIPALESAHAIAYLKYLMPKTKKNEIVIINLSGRGDKDINTVRNFL
- a CDS encoding ATP-binding cassette domain-containing protein, which translates into the protein MKERLNQFKKLSTRETIIETKSLTKHFPVQHGFWSRTTNYVQATNNINLQIEKGQIIGIVGESGCGKSTLGKLILRLLEPTLGEVLYKGINIHSLSNKELKKLREKLQIVFQNPYSSLNPRMKIQEIISEPILVHKIITNGGKKEKVRERVLELLSLVGLEDKLSNKYAHELSGGQRQRVAIARALALNPEFLILDEPVSALDVSVQAQILNLLLDLQKKLNLTYLFISHNLSVVSYISTHIAVMYLGHIVEIGQKELVINNPQHPYTVALLSAAPRLAISNQQSAISNKIVLSGEIPDPSNPPSGCVFRTRCPIARDKCSVEVPLLIKHNAQLVACHYGGELKENQTIDYRL
- the pyrR gene encoding bifunctional pyr operon transcriptional regulator/uracil phosphoribosyltransferase PyrR, whose protein sequence is MNVILDSNEVTKTLRRLAHEVIENYVDLSNLVIVGLVTRGEYLAKRLSEIISQIEKVQIPYGHLDVTLYRDDLDHRKSLKPSKLSMLPNIDNKHILLVDDVLYEGRTVRAALDALKDFGRPSSVKLLVLVDRGHRKLPISADFVGKNIQTNPNQIVKVFVSEVDKKDCIEILDEGKVKSI
- a CDS encoding long-chain fatty acid--CoA ligase, whose product is MISRNLAELFINQSNKCKNKIAVEYRLRRHEPYRSITWQHLKTILYELTYGLIELGLRKGDKVAILSETRYEWAVCDLAILTCGGIVIPMYPTLGDEAVNYILNNSEAKIIILEDKGQLQKIRSQWEQLPRITYAVVIEDKGDIPQNDPRIINLKRLMDKGKLNFSKDPYLVDHHLKNVDKDNIATIIYTSGTTGQPKGVILTHKNILSVISVLPQVLPLKPTDKFLSFLPLSHVFERVGGLYYTISTGATISYCSSVDQIGAALKDSGATIMLVVPRLLEKIYSKVKMQLASITGFKKKLIDLAFSKNEKKNIFLCYLAKTIIFPAIRKSISPTLKYFVSGGAPLSIEVANFFHLIGFPVLEGYGLTETSAPATVNTLKDFKIGTVGKALPNVEIKIANDGEVLIKGPNVFCGYYKNEQITKEAFQDGWFCTGDIGIVDSDGFLKITDRKKDIIINSAGKNIAPQNIENSLKNSPYISNAVVIGDKRKYLCALITLDEQAVIDFAKKNNINYKKTNNLNVNSKIIHLIDEEIKLRTSNFSDYEQIRKFTILPNDFKIETGEITPTLKVKRKFVEEKYKRIIDAMYPGD
- the ribD gene encoding bifunctional diaminohydroxyphosphoribosylaminopyrimidine deaminase/5-amino-6-(5-phosphoribosylamino)uracil reductase RibD translates to MYKNDVEETPVEYFMQECFTLAKIGLGRTSPNPVVGAIVLDKNGIPIGKGYHKKAGMLHAEVIAIKQAGELVKDGTLIVNLEPCCHVGKTPPCTDLIIKSQIKEVVFCNYDPNSQVNKQGEKKLIENNIKVISTVLEQEGLELNKFFFKWMKTKLPWVTLKQAQTLDGKIALINKESKWITEKPARQEVHKLRNIYDAVMVSASTIEVDNPKLTVRDINDSRNPLRIILDTNLTTSPGANVYKNNAEVILVTKSGHPKDKLNHYLKNNTKLNIIELSETNSGKLNLKELFFELGKKEILSVLVEAGPKLGGELIINNLIDEYILFISPKVFGDNSTISSLDFGQSQIKKIDEAYKFKLFNYKAIGNDFMLSLRTKI